One Halobaculum roseum DNA segment encodes these proteins:
- a CDS encoding protein sorting system archaetidylserine synthase (This PssA-like phosphatidyltransferase, along with a PssD-like decarboxylase, is required in Haloarchaea for the archaeosortase ArtA to replace the PGF-CTERM sorting signal with a C-terminal lipid anchor.) gives MTDRPRFLSRLGLADAVTAGNAALGTLAAVAAAVDPTLAARLVLLAAVADGLDGVLARRYGGTPVGPHLDSLADVASFGVAPALIVAATVTGSYPLDSAPAVYAAGLVVPAAYVALAVIRLAVYNVEDEGAKTTHGVQTTLAATVIAASVLAGLDSPAVVLGLAAVSAPLMVTPVRYPDLHPQDALVMGVVQACAILLTGMAGESFAFALLFLALGYLVLGPRFYWRDVSESAEDPDDQAGESTEDPGGSTDDPADPGDAAPGTDDHELGA, from the coding sequence CTCCCGGCTGGGGCTGGCGGACGCCGTGACCGCCGGGAACGCCGCCCTCGGGACGCTCGCCGCCGTCGCGGCGGCGGTCGACCCGACGCTGGCGGCGCGGCTGGTCCTCCTGGCGGCGGTCGCCGACGGGCTCGACGGCGTGCTCGCGCGCCGCTACGGCGGCACGCCCGTGGGCCCCCACCTCGATTCGCTCGCGGACGTTGCCTCCTTCGGCGTCGCCCCCGCGCTCATCGTCGCCGCGACGGTGACCGGTTCGTACCCCCTCGATTCGGCGCCGGCGGTGTACGCCGCCGGGCTGGTCGTTCCGGCCGCGTACGTCGCGCTCGCGGTGATCCGGCTCGCCGTGTACAACGTCGAGGACGAGGGCGCGAAGACGACACACGGGGTTCAGACGACGCTCGCCGCGACGGTGATCGCGGCGTCGGTGCTCGCGGGGTTGGACTCGCCCGCGGTGGTGCTCGGACTCGCTGCCGTCTCGGCACCGTTGATGGTGACGCCGGTTCGGTATCCGGATCTACACCCGCAGGACGCGCTCGTGATGGGAGTCGTGCAGGCGTGTGCGATCCTCCTGACCGGGATGGCCGGCGAGTCGTTCGCGTTCGCGCTGCTGTTTCTCGCGCTCGGCTACCTGGTTCTCGGACCGCGCTTCTACTGGCGCGACGTGAGCGAGTCGGCCGAGGATCCGGACGATCAGGCGGGCGAATCGACGGAGGATCCGGGCGGATCCACGGATGATCCGGCCGATCCGGGGGACGCGGCACCCGGAACCGACGATCACGAGTTGGGCGCCTGA
- a CDS encoding NUDIX hydrolase, with translation MSDDPAPSAAGAGAERDDPADRPPDGRPARDPRREYDDLIVNRVESTRSPEELRRLRADNEAIREGWVAAGVVLDPADRVLVVDLADRGWALPGGTALPDEPLAATAEREVREESGVVADAVRPHAVHDEVIAAADGSVPETPFRVVHFELRAREPTVADDPAALGDDDETVRAVEWREGLPEEIYGDDWTKRVYERIVG, from the coding sequence ATGAGCGACGACCCCGCCCCAAGCGCCGCGGGCGCCGGTGCCGAGCGCGACGACCCCGCGGACCGTCCCCCGGACGGCCGGCCCGCACGCGACCCGCGCCGCGAGTACGACGACCTGATCGTGAACCGTGTCGAGTCGACGCGGTCACCCGAGGAGCTTCGACGGCTCCGCGCCGACAACGAGGCGATCCGCGAGGGTTGGGTCGCCGCCGGTGTCGTGTTGGACCCCGCAGATCGCGTGCTCGTCGTCGACCTCGCCGACCGCGGCTGGGCGCTTCCCGGGGGCACGGCGCTGCCCGACGAGCCGCTGGCGGCCACGGCCGAGCGCGAGGTCCGCGAGGAGTCCGGCGTCGTCGCCGACGCGGTGCGGCCGCACGCGGTCCACGACGAGGTGATCGCGGCCGCCGACGGGTCGGTCCCGGAGACGCCGTTTCGGGTCGTTCACTTCGAACTCCGCGCGAGAGAGCCGACCGTCGCCGACGACCCCGCGGCGTTGGGCGACGACGACGAGACCGTTCGGGCGGTGGAGTGGCGCGAGGGGCTCCCCGAAGAGATCTACGGCGACGACTGGACGAAGCGCGTCTACGAACGGATCGTCGGATAG
- the hisD gene encoding histidinol dehydrogenase — MESRQVADLSPDERRAFFERDAGVDAVRGDVRDIVERVRDEGDAAVREFSREFDGVEVANVDITDEAERAVDAVDDEVLAAIRESIANVREFHEAQVPEDWTREFDDGRVLGKRFRPLDRVGVYVPGGTAAYPSSAIMGVVPAKVAGVEHVAVATPPAEDINPATLAAIHEAGADAVYSVGGAQGVAALAFGTETVTRVRKVVGPGNKWVTAAKAEVRGDVEIDFLAGPSEVLVLADDTADPAAVASDLIAQAEHDPNASVVAVTDSEAVAEAVCGEIEARAPERERAETIESALDNDASGVLVARSMPEAVLFAEEYAAEHLSIQAEDDEALLDRISNVGSAFLGRFTPVAAGDYASGTNHVLPTNGGAKAFGGLSTDTFLRSSTVQRLSEDGLRDLSGTVTTLAEAEGLEAHAESVRVRFEDAGDE, encoded by the coding sequence ATGGAGTCGAGACAGGTCGCCGACCTCTCGCCGGACGAGCGGCGTGCGTTCTTCGAGCGCGACGCCGGCGTCGACGCGGTTCGGGGCGACGTACGCGACATCGTCGAACGCGTTCGCGACGAGGGCGACGCCGCGGTCCGGGAGTTCTCCCGCGAGTTCGACGGCGTCGAGGTGGCGAACGTCGACATCACCGACGAGGCCGAGCGCGCCGTCGACGCCGTCGACGACGAGGTGCTCGCGGCGATCCGCGAATCGATCGCGAACGTCCGCGAGTTCCACGAGGCACAGGTCCCCGAGGACTGGACCCGCGAGTTCGACGACGGCCGCGTACTCGGGAAGCGCTTCCGCCCCCTCGATCGCGTCGGCGTGTACGTCCCCGGCGGTACCGCGGCGTACCCCTCGTCGGCGATCATGGGCGTCGTCCCCGCGAAGGTGGCCGGCGTCGAGCACGTCGCCGTCGCGACGCCGCCGGCCGAGGACATCAACCCCGCGACGCTGGCGGCGATCCACGAGGCCGGCGCCGACGCCGTCTACTCCGTCGGGGGCGCGCAGGGCGTCGCCGCGCTCGCGTTCGGCACCGAGACGGTGACGCGCGTCCGGAAGGTCGTCGGGCCGGGCAACAAGTGGGTGACCGCCGCGAAGGCGGAGGTCCGCGGCGACGTGGAGATCGACTTCCTCGCGGGCCCCTCGGAGGTGCTGGTGCTCGCCGACGACACCGCCGACCCCGCGGCCGTCGCGAGCGACCTGATCGCGCAGGCGGAACACGACCCGAACGCGTCCGTCGTGGCGGTGACTGACTCGGAGGCGGTCGCGGAGGCTGTCTGCGGGGAGATCGAGGCGAGAGCGCCTGAGCGCGAACGGGCCGAAACCATCGAGTCCGCCCTCGACAACGACGCCTCGGGCGTGCTCGTCGCGCGCTCGATGCCCGAGGCGGTGCTGTTTGCCGAGGAGTACGCCGCCGAGCACCTCTCGATCCAGGCCGAGGACGACGAGGCGCTGCTCGACCGGATCTCGAACGTCGGCTCGGCGTTCCTCGGCCGGTTCACCCCGGTCGCCGCCGGCGACTACGCCTCCGGGACGAACCACGTGCTCCCGACGAACGGGGGCGCGAAGGCGTTCGGCGGGCTCTCGACGGACACGTTCCTCCGGTCGTCGACCGTCCAGCGGCTCTCGGAGGACGGCCTGCGCGACCTCTCTGGGACGGTGACGACGCTCGCGGAGGCCGAGGGGCTGGAGGCGCACGCCGAGAGCGTGCGCGTCCGGTTCGAGGACGCCGGCGACGAGTGA
- a CDS encoding HesB/IscA family protein, with translation MSTDASGGGEPDVPVTVTPKAAEEAISLMEGEGMDTDVGGLRLFVQQGGCAGLSYGMRFDNEPEEDDRVTEHHGLRVFVDPSSMNYIGGSTLDYESGLQAAGFHVENPNVEAECGCGESFRT, from the coding sequence ATGAGCACTGACGCGTCCGGAGGCGGCGAGCCCGATGTCCCCGTCACGGTGACGCCGAAGGCCGCCGAGGAGGCCATCTCCCTCATGGAGGGTGAGGGGATGGACACCGATGTCGGCGGGCTTCGCCTGTTCGTCCAGCAGGGCGGCTGCGCGGGCCTCTCGTACGGCATGCGCTTCGACAACGAGCCAGAGGAGGACGACCGCGTGACCGAGCACCACGGCCTGCGCGTGTTCGTCGACCCGTCCTCGATGAACTACATCGGCGGCTCGACGCTCGATTACGAGTCCGGCCTGCAGGCGGCGGGCTTCCACGTCGAGAACCCGAACGTCGAGGCCGAGTGCGGCTGCGGCGAGTCGTTCCGGACGTAA
- a CDS encoding DUF5816 domain-containing protein: protein MNLEVVETAAGELFVDRADGERGSKAPFFHVYADEAGETRWGYFCGNCETVNNAMDSMGRIECNECGNMRKPDEWDAAHE, encoded by the coding sequence ATGAATCTCGAAGTCGTCGAGACGGCCGCCGGCGAGCTCTTCGTCGACCGTGCGGACGGCGAACGCGGGTCGAAGGCGCCGTTCTTCCACGTGTACGCCGACGAGGCGGGCGAGACCAGGTGGGGCTACTTCTGCGGGAACTGCGAGACGGTGAACAACGCGATGGACTCGATGGGTCGCATCGAGTGCAACGAGTGTGGGAACATGCGCAAGCCGGACGAGTGGGACGCCGCGCACGAATAG
- a CDS encoding mechanosensitive ion channel domain-containing protein, whose translation MLELPIAQSGTGLVREAIERFLTDVADALPSVIAGVVFLLIAGVAMKVFMTVLREALKRTIAGESPVYRQFIATIVAVFLWFGVGLSFLSIVGLDGIATSLGTAAGFVALGISYATSGMIADAVAGVYLLRDEDFNPGDIVDIGGTVGVVKSIELRKTRLAVEDDTVVRGNAEIEKKWTKIGDAGTDQETPAPAGD comes from the coding sequence ATGCTCGAACTCCCCATCGCCCAGTCGGGGACTGGACTGGTCCGGGAGGCGATCGAACGGTTCCTGACCGATGTCGCCGACGCCCTGCCGAGCGTCATCGCCGGCGTCGTCTTCCTGCTCATCGCCGGGGTCGCGATGAAGGTGTTCATGACGGTCCTTCGGGAGGCACTGAAGCGGACCATCGCCGGCGAGTCGCCGGTCTACCGACAGTTCATCGCCACCATCGTCGCGGTCTTCCTGTGGTTCGGCGTCGGCCTCTCGTTTCTCTCCATCGTCGGCCTCGACGGCATCGCCACCTCGCTGGGCACGGCCGCGGGGTTCGTCGCGCTCGGTATCTCCTACGCGACCTCGGGGATGATCGCCGACGCCGTCGCCGGCGTCTACCTCCTTCGCGACGAGGACTTCAACCCCGGCGACATCGTCGACATCGGCGGCACGGTCGGCGTCGTGAAGTCGATCGAACTCCGCAAGACCCGCCTCGCGGTCGAGGACGACACCGTCGTCCGCGGGAACGCCGAGATCGAGAAGAAGTGGACGAAGATCGGCGACGCCGGGACGGATCAGGAGACACCGGCGCCCGCGGGCGATTGA